A region of uncultured Draconibacterium sp. DNA encodes the following proteins:
- the ltrA gene encoding group II intron reverse transcriptase/maturase: MIEQILTRKNLLQAMYKVRQNHGSAGVDGMPVTRLSDLLAIDKKELTAKVRSGKYLPQAILGVEIPKGKGKTRLLGIPTVTDRLLQQAVLQVITARFEYEFSDSSFGFRPNRSVQQAVLKAKGYINEGFQHIVDIDLKTFFDEVNHCYLLQLLYRKIKCRETMRLIRKWLRSPIQIKGKLVKRRKGVPQGSPLSPLLSNIMLHELDRELERQGFRFVRYADDFSIYLKTKTSARKVGNNIYRFLKRKLKLPINREKSGIRRPVHFILLGFGFVPTYRKGERGKYQLVVSEKSWSSLKYKLKTITRKTTPMSFDERIGKLNEVQRGWINAFRLASIQIKLADLDGWLRNRLRYCIWHYWKKPERKRKNLIRLGVDPGKAYQWSRSRMGGWAIAQSPILGTTITVDRLKMRGYVPLLDLYNEVKPKSPLFPMT; the protein is encoded by the coding sequence ATGATTGAACAAATTCTAACGCGGAAAAACCTGTTACAGGCAATGTATAAAGTCCGGCAGAACCACGGTTCGGCAGGAGTTGACGGTATGCCGGTAACCCGCTTGTCAGACTTACTTGCTATCGACAAGAAAGAACTAACAGCTAAGGTTCGAAGCGGGAAGTATTTACCACAAGCCATTTTAGGAGTAGAGATTCCGAAAGGAAAAGGGAAAACCCGTTTACTGGGGATCCCTACAGTAACCGATCGCCTGTTACAACAGGCAGTTTTACAAGTAATCACGGCACGTTTCGAGTATGAGTTTTCGGATTCCAGTTTTGGATTCCGCCCCAACCGGAGCGTGCAACAGGCAGTACTGAAGGCAAAGGGCTACATCAACGAGGGGTTTCAGCATATCGTCGATATCGACCTGAAAACTTTCTTCGACGAAGTAAACCACTGCTACCTTCTGCAACTGCTTTACCGCAAAATCAAATGCCGCGAAACGATGCGTCTTATCCGCAAGTGGCTGCGTTCCCCGATTCAAATCAAGGGAAAACTGGTTAAACGCCGCAAAGGCGTACCGCAGGGCAGCCCGCTGAGCCCGTTACTGTCGAACATCATGCTACATGAACTCGACAGGGAACTGGAACGGCAAGGCTTTCGATTTGTTCGTTATGCTGATGACTTTAGTATTTATCTGAAAACTAAAACATCCGCCCGAAAAGTTGGGAATAACATCTATCGTTTTCTGAAACGAAAACTGAAGTTGCCCATCAACCGGGAGAAAAGCGGTATCCGTCGTCCTGTACATTTTATCCTTCTCGGTTTTGGCTTTGTGCCAACCTACCGGAAAGGTGAACGCGGCAAGTATCAACTGGTAGTATCAGAAAAGAGCTGGAGCAGTTTAAAGTACAAACTGAAAACCATCACCCGCAAGACCACCCCAATGAGTTTCGACGAGCGTATCGGAAAACTTAACGAGGTTCAGCGCGGCTGGATCAATGCTTTCCGTTTGGCAAGTATACAGATCAAACTCGCTGACCTTGACGGGTGGCTTCGCAACCGCCTCCGATATTGTATTTGGCATTACTGGAAGAAACCCGAACGAAAAAGGAAAAACCTGATTCGTTTAGGCGTCGATCCGGGAAAAGCCTATCAATGGAGCCGTTCGCGAATGGGTGGCTGGGCTATTGCCCAAAGCCCAATTCTTGGTACTACAATTACTGTTGATCGGTTGAAAATGCGGGGTTACGTTCCTTTGCTGGATCTTTACAACGAGGTGAAACCAAAATCACCGTTGTTTCCTATGACTTAG
- a CDS encoding CusA/CzcA family heavy metal efflux RND transporter gives MLQNIISFSVRQKYVALSLVVLMAIAGYFSLINLPINSQPDVTPVQVLVITKAGRYSPFDVEKLVSYPIETAMNGLPDVAEVRSISQFGLSAVTVEFDEGTDIYFARQIVSQRLQSIVDELPPGVSSPSLGPISTALGEIYQYVVKGENYSLSELREIQDWLIAPQLKIVRGVTEINSFGGFVKQYNVIIQPGLLRTYSIGISEVMDAIAQNNSVSGGNYIQHNGEQYIIRGVGQITSMDDVRNIIVKNINNKPIFIKDIANVVEGKQIRQGGVTKDGKGEVITGIVMMLRGGNGREVISEIEDKIEEINRSLPEGVSVEKFYDQSDLIKRTTSTISTNLMEGGFLVIVVLLLLLGEISGALIVAMVIPFSMLFAFIGMREFGLAANLMSLGAIDFGMVVDGSVVMVENIVHDLQKNKKESKDEIIRKAANHVVRPIFFGVLIILMVYVPIMTFKGMEGILFRPMAITVAAAVFGSLLLALIFVPAMSAVVFRKKVKVRRNYLIEWMRPRYQKGLEKNMNKIWFVGSSALAIFIVSLFLMTRLGTEFLPELDEGSILIEQVRMPSVTLEESMENADWLAGKIMENIPEVETVVPKTGRSDLANDWMGVHQTDVWVVLKPIEEWTKGVTKEDIIRRIEPYLQTEPGLAYNFTQPIAMRVDELTSGVKSDLAVKIYGEDLDVLDQIGENISGLLSGLPGTDNYYVEQSAGQPYLTVNIDREAVASFGLNVDDVQKVVEAGIGGQEAGQLYEGQRHFGIVVRYPENIRDQLPKIAEAPVHLPGGGYIPLKRVANIELQEGPREIQRENGWRRLIVGINIKDIDLGTYVSQLQEQIDKSASIPSGYFIDYGGTFENQRRAMRHLMLVVPLSIFIIIGLMYLNFGKMRYAILILLNLPFALSGGVFLLWVRGMYLSVTASIGFVALFGVAVLNGIVLVDHINMLRKEKKGDLKKLVIEGSVDRLRPVLMTALVASLGFIPMAFNTGPGSEVQRPLATVVIGGLVTSTFLTLMVLPIAYYWIERKKTPAKEA, from the coding sequence ATGCTTCAAAATATAATTTCATTTAGTGTTCGTCAAAAATACGTAGCCTTATCATTGGTGGTGCTAATGGCTATTGCCGGCTATTTTTCGTTGATAAACCTTCCCATAAACTCGCAGCCGGATGTTACGCCGGTGCAGGTTTTGGTGATTACAAAAGCTGGTAGGTATTCTCCCTTCGATGTGGAGAAGCTGGTAAGCTATCCGATAGAAACGGCCATGAACGGTTTGCCTGATGTGGCGGAGGTTCGCTCGATATCGCAATTCGGACTGTCGGCAGTTACCGTTGAGTTTGATGAGGGAACCGATATTTATTTTGCCCGGCAGATCGTGAGTCAGCGGCTGCAATCCATTGTTGATGAATTGCCGCCGGGAGTGTCAAGCCCTTCGCTGGGGCCGATTTCAACAGCACTTGGCGAGATTTATCAGTACGTGGTGAAAGGTGAAAATTACTCACTGTCGGAACTGCGCGAGATTCAGGATTGGTTGATCGCCCCGCAACTAAAAATTGTACGGGGAGTAACGGAGATCAATTCGTTTGGTGGTTTTGTAAAACAGTACAACGTGATCATTCAGCCCGGTTTATTGCGCACTTATAGCATCGGTATTTCTGAAGTAATGGATGCCATTGCACAAAACAACAGTGTGTCGGGTGGAAACTATATCCAGCATAATGGCGAGCAATACATCATCAGGGGAGTCGGGCAAATTACCAGCATGGATGATGTGCGGAATATCATCGTAAAAAACATTAACAACAAACCCATTTTTATCAAGGATATCGCAAATGTTGTTGAAGGAAAGCAGATCAGGCAGGGTGGTGTTACCAAAGATGGGAAAGGTGAGGTAATTACCGGAATTGTGATGATGTTACGTGGTGGAAATGGCCGCGAAGTTATCTCCGAGATCGAAGATAAAATTGAAGAAATAAACCGGAGCCTGCCGGAAGGTGTAAGTGTTGAAAAATTTTACGATCAGTCGGATCTGATAAAAAGAACGACCTCAACGATTTCTACCAACCTTATGGAAGGTGGATTTTTGGTAATTGTAGTATTGCTTTTATTGCTTGGAGAGATTTCAGGAGCACTGATTGTTGCCATGGTAATCCCGTTCTCGATGTTGTTCGCTTTTATCGGAATGCGCGAATTCGGGCTGGCTGCCAACCTGATGAGTTTGGGAGCCATCGACTTTGGAATGGTAGTAGACGGTTCGGTGGTAATGGTAGAAAACATTGTTCACGATCTGCAAAAGAACAAGAAAGAGTCGAAAGATGAGATTATTCGTAAGGCCGCTAATCATGTGGTGCGCCCGATCTTTTTTGGAGTACTTATTATTCTGATGGTTTATGTCCCGATCATGACCTTCAAGGGAATGGAAGGAATTCTGTTCCGTCCGATGGCAATAACCGTTGCGGCAGCAGTGTTCGGATCGTTATTGCTGGCACTTATTTTTGTTCCGGCCATGTCGGCGGTTGTATTCCGTAAAAAGGTGAAAGTACGCCGGAATTACCTGATTGAATGGATGCGCCCACGCTACCAAAAAGGACTGGAAAAGAACATGAACAAGATATGGTTTGTGGGATCTTCAGCCTTAGCCATCTTTATCGTATCACTATTTTTAATGACACGTTTGGGAACCGAATTTTTGCCGGAGCTTGATGAAGGATCGATCCTGATCGAACAGGTTCGGATGCCATCGGTAACGTTGGAAGAATCGATGGAAAATGCGGATTGGCTGGCAGGGAAGATCATGGAGAATATTCCTGAAGTGGAGACCGTGGTACCTAAAACGGGTCGGTCGGATTTGGCCAACGACTGGATGGGCGTGCACCAAACCGATGTGTGGGTGGTACTTAAACCCATTGAAGAATGGACGAAAGGCGTAACAAAAGAAGATATTATAAGAAGGATAGAGCCTTATTTGCAAACTGAACCAGGTTTGGCGTATAACTTCACCCAGCCAATTGCCATGCGCGTTGATGAGTTAACCAGTGGTGTAAAATCCGATCTGGCAGTTAAAATTTACGGCGAAGACCTGGATGTACTCGACCAAATTGGGGAGAATATTTCCGGATTGTTGTCCGGCTTACCGGGTACCGATAATTACTATGTGGAGCAGTCAGCCGGACAGCCTTACTTAACCGTAAATATCGATCGTGAGGCCGTGGCGTCGTTTGGTTTGAATGTGGATGATGTGCAGAAAGTTGTGGAGGCCGGTATTGGCGGACAGGAAGCCGGGCAATTGTACGAAGGGCAACGACATTTTGGAATTGTGGTGCGCTATCCCGAAAATATACGCGACCAGTTACCAAAAATTGCAGAGGCTCCGGTGCATCTGCCTGGTGGTGGTTATATTCCTTTAAAACGTGTGGCGAATATCGAATTGCAGGAAGGCCCGCGCGAGATTCAGCGCGAAAATGGCTGGAGGCGTTTAATTGTTGGGATCAACATAAAAGACATTGACCTGGGGACCTACGTTTCGCAACTGCAGGAGCAGATCGATAAAAGTGCCAGTATCCCGTCAGGCTATTTTATCGATTATGGCGGAACTTTCGAAAATCAGCGCCGTGCCATGCGCCATTTAATGTTGGTAGTGCCGCTTTCCATCTTTATCATTATTGGTTTAATGTACCTGAACTTTGGGAAAATGCGTTACGCGATTCTGATCTTACTGAACCTGCCATTTGCCCTGTCGGGAGGAGTTTTCCTGCTATGGGTACGAGGAATGTATCTGTCGGTAACGGCCAGTATTGGATTTGTAGCCCTGTTCGGAGTCGCGGTGCTTAATGGTATTGTGCTGGTCGATCATATAAACATGTTGCGGAAAGAGAAAAAGGGCGATTTGAAAAAGCTGGTCATCGAAGGATCGGTCGATCGTTTGCGCCCGGTGTTGATGACGGCCCTGGTAGCGAGTTTGGGTTTTATTCCAATGGCGTTTAATACCGGCCCCGGTTCCGAGGTACAACGTCCGCTGGCAACAGTGGTAATTGGTGGTTTGGTAACCTCTACATTTTTAACGCTTATGGTTTTACCCATCGCCTATTACTGGATCGAACGCAAAAAGACTCCGGCTAAAGAGGCGTAG
- a CDS encoding IS1182 family transposase, which yields MKYLKGQNRSQISLFPVSLDQAINADNEVRLIDVFVNSLKLEEFGFRVDHIENGRPAYHPADLLKLYIYGYLNQLRSSRKLEKECKRNIELMWLLKTLRPDHNTIANFRRDNPKAIKKVFRETVKIATYFNLIGGTLIAGDSTKLRAQNSKKNNYNQKKIDRHLEYIENKLAEYNKALAESDGDKKQEIENEIEKQNQRKDGYKKIEQELKKSGQRQISTSDPDSRHQITRNNITEVAYSAQTSVDAKNYIPIDYKITNANDKKAMGTMLRRAKTILRHNDFTALYDKGYHTGSELAIADSLGIPAIVAIPPFSGASHAPDLRYDVEHFDYDPKTDTYTCLQGHTLRTTGYWHHAKNGAGETAYRFRNYTTPKCKSCEVRPLCTKSAANGKQVRRSEFAGNIENNKKRVQESEKLYKRRQAIVEHPFGTIKRQWGFNYIITKKYMKRAEADFGFIMSAYNLRRIINIVGIKKLEKYITSIFSVLCSIFDLLELFLNHRNRIQYKTIKTICYEIRIPGHLIKLNFNAPGKGF from the coding sequence ATGAAGTATCTCAAAGGGCAAAACAGATCACAAATATCACTTTTCCCGGTGTCGCTCGACCAGGCCATAAATGCAGACAACGAAGTGCGCTTAATCGATGTTTTTGTTAACAGTCTGAAGCTGGAAGAATTCGGATTCAGGGTTGACCATATTGAAAACGGGCGTCCTGCTTACCACCCAGCCGACTTGCTTAAACTTTACATTTATGGCTATCTTAATCAGTTAAGGTCGTCGAGGAAACTGGAGAAGGAGTGCAAGCGAAACATTGAATTAATGTGGCTATTGAAAACGCTGCGTCCCGATCACAACACTATCGCTAACTTCAGGCGCGATAACCCAAAGGCCATCAAAAAAGTATTCCGCGAAACCGTAAAGATTGCAACGTATTTTAACCTTATTGGCGGAACGCTGATTGCAGGCGACAGTACAAAACTGCGTGCCCAGAACAGCAAAAAGAACAACTACAACCAAAAGAAAATAGACCGTCACCTGGAGTACATCGAAAACAAACTGGCTGAATACAACAAAGCACTGGCCGAAAGCGATGGAGATAAAAAGCAGGAAATTGAAAACGAAATTGAAAAGCAAAACCAGCGAAAAGATGGCTATAAAAAGATTGAACAAGAGCTAAAAAAATCGGGGCAACGACAGATCTCAACTTCCGATCCCGACAGCCGTCACCAGATCACGCGCAACAACATTACCGAAGTAGCCTACTCGGCGCAAACTTCGGTCGATGCAAAAAACTACATCCCTATCGATTATAAAATAACCAATGCAAACGATAAAAAGGCAATGGGAACAATGCTCAGAAGAGCAAAGACAATACTTCGACACAACGATTTTACTGCCCTTTACGATAAAGGCTACCATACCGGAAGCGAACTGGCCATCGCCGATTCGCTCGGTATTCCGGCAATTGTAGCCATTCCTCCGTTTTCAGGAGCCTCGCATGCTCCGGACCTTAGGTACGATGTGGAACATTTTGATTACGACCCGAAAACCGATACTTACACCTGTTTGCAGGGTCACACCCTAAGAACCACCGGCTACTGGCACCACGCAAAAAACGGTGCCGGAGAAACAGCCTATCGCTTCCGCAACTACACAACACCTAAATGTAAAAGTTGTGAGGTCCGCCCGCTGTGCACAAAATCGGCTGCAAACGGCAAGCAAGTCAGGCGAAGCGAGTTTGCCGGCAATATTGAAAACAACAAAAAACGCGTTCAGGAAAGCGAAAAACTGTACAAACGACGGCAGGCCATTGTGGAACACCCCTTCGGGACCATTAAACGTCAGTGGGGATTCAATTATATTATCACCAAAAAGTACATGAAAAGAGCTGAAGCCGATTTTGGTTTTATAATGTCGGCATACAACCTCAGACGAATAATCAATATTGTGGGCATAAAAAAGTTAGAAAAATACATCACAAGTATTTTTTCTGTTTTATGTTCAATTTTTGATCTTTTAGAGCTATTTTTAAACCACAGAAACCGAATACAATACAAAACAATAAAAACCATCTGTTATGAAATCCGCATCCCTGGCCACTTAATAAAGCTCAATTTTAATGCCCCGGGAAAGGGTTTTTAG
- a CDS encoding efflux RND transporter periplasmic adaptor subunit, which yields MKTKFIHLGIVMILFSFAACNSGNEPKEEKAVIETDVPPSLKDGTEKVVTIRLSDKERDELSIKTEVIKSEFVDHQILAPGVVFPSPGHSSIISTPINGQVTAIKVYEGSWVNKGQELFRIQSLEYGNLISEYLQAYAQESFQKSRLARLEQLVEERISSTSELEQATAEYQRASASLKSAYAKLRAVGVPDSEIEQLSNSGNFEPTLKIVAPINGVIEKNFVELGQSVNALENLSRVLDTHEVLIRGYVSPGDAVLVEPGNTVDISKREQEDVTIKGKITSVNPGLDETSRSVVVNIIIPSEDGWPKPGENLRLAITSGSQKETVAIQLQALTYDGDQPIVFVKNDGNTFERRPIEVDQIKGDFVFVASGLSAGEEVAVTKVFSLKALSRFDIISEE from the coding sequence ATGAAGACCAAATTTATTCACCTCGGAATTGTAATGATCCTTTTCTCATTTGCAGCCTGTAATTCAGGAAATGAGCCGAAAGAAGAAAAAGCAGTGATTGAAACTGATGTTCCGCCATCGTTAAAGGATGGCACGGAAAAAGTGGTTACGATCAGGTTGTCGGATAAAGAACGCGACGAACTTTCGATAAAAACGGAAGTCATAAAAAGCGAATTTGTCGATCATCAGATTTTGGCGCCGGGAGTTGTTTTTCCATCGCCCGGGCATTCCAGCATTATCAGTACGCCAATTAACGGACAGGTAACTGCCATTAAAGTTTACGAAGGCAGTTGGGTGAATAAAGGGCAGGAATTGTTTCGTATTCAGAGTCTGGAATATGGGAACCTAATTTCGGAATATTTGCAGGCTTATGCACAGGAATCGTTTCAGAAAAGCCGACTGGCTCGTTTGGAACAATTGGTTGAAGAACGGATTAGTTCTACCAGCGAACTGGAGCAGGCAACAGCAGAATACCAGCGGGCGTCGGCGTCGTTAAAATCGGCCTATGCCAAGTTACGGGCCGTTGGGGTTCCCGATTCGGAGATTGAACAACTTTCAAACTCGGGTAATTTTGAACCGACACTAAAGATAGTAGCGCCGATAAATGGAGTAATTGAGAAGAATTTTGTGGAACTGGGGCAATCGGTAAATGCGCTGGAAAACCTTTCTCGCGTGCTCGACACCCACGAAGTACTGATTCGGGGCTATGTTTCGCCCGGCGATGCGGTATTGGTAGAACCGGGTAATACGGTTGATATTTCGAAACGCGAGCAGGAAGATGTTACGATAAAAGGGAAAATTACTTCGGTGAATCCGGGGCTTGACGAAACCAGCCGCTCAGTGGTGGTAAACATTATTATCCCATCGGAAGATGGCTGGCCAAAACCGGGCGAGAACCTGCGGTTGGCAATCACTTCCGGATCGCAAAAGGAAACAGTAGCTATTCAGTTACAAGCGCTTACTTACGATGGCGACCAGCCGATTGTATTTGTGAAAAATGATGGCAATACCTTTGAACGCCGTCCAATTGAAGTGGATCAAATAAAAGGCGATTTTGTGTTTGTTGCCTCGGGGCTTAGCGCCGGCGAAGAAGTGGCTGTTACCAAAGTTTTTAGCTTAAAAGCGCTTTCGCGTTTCGATATCATTTCTGAAGAATAA
- a CDS encoding tetratricopeptide repeat protein has translation MTIEFFQNRLLTLIILIFFLASCQNKKSQESQHIVETSHDKLMERITELYNSGEYVEFIKLAENEVNKSENDFGFYLALSDAYGNLGNWDKAFYYAEKLLDKEPSNYYALFAIGNYNFILEKLDSAEFYYNKVLTINPGYARANLNLAQLYTKQDNKAKAVEQYLKAIELFKKNDFMEEVINYSNEVLKLDPENTTAKEYLGRDKLRP, from the coding sequence ATGACAATAGAATTTTTTCAAAACAGATTACTCACTTTGATAATTCTTATATTCTTTCTGGCATCCTGCCAAAACAAAAAAAGTCAAGAATCTCAACATATTGTAGAGACATCTCATGATAAATTAATGGAAAGGATTACAGAATTATATAATTCCGGAGAGTATGTTGAATTTATAAAACTTGCAGAAAATGAAGTAAATAAATCAGAGAATGATTTTGGATTTTATCTTGCGTTATCAGATGCTTACGGAAATTTAGGTAATTGGGATAAAGCATTTTATTATGCTGAAAAACTTCTTGATAAAGAACCCTCTAACTATTATGCATTATTTGCAATAGGTAATTACAATTTCATACTTGAGAAATTAGATTCGGCAGAATTCTACTACAACAAGGTTTTAACCATAAACCCGGGCTACGCCAGAGCAAACCTAAATCTTGCTCAACTTTATACAAAACAAGACAATAAAGCAAAAGCTGTAGAGCAGTATCTAAAAGCAATAGAGTTATTTAAGAAGAATGATTTTATGGAGGAGGTAATTAATTATTCGAATGAAGTTTTAAAGCTTGACCCAGAGAACACGACGGCGAAAGAATATTTAGGAAGAGATAAATTGCGACCTTGA
- the xerA gene encoding site-specific tyrosine recombinase/integron integrase codes for MDVLRQNMPVVWSATMKCWYLPKPDFDLHYFFETLKNHAYINYDALKRTNGEPPEKESGTPVSYPYRTSTKLPEGYLEKLEQKRYSASTIKTYVAYFKDFIHYFGESEIDKLTKNEINAYILQLIKKQKISPSQQNQRINAIKFYYERVLDLPKHYYDIERPRKSFELPKVLSEQEVWQLLKASTNLKHKAILATIYSAGLRRSEIINLRKEDVDFNKSIIFIRGAKGKKDRITLLSDANSHLLKDYLAEYKPKYWMFESPERKKYSTSSVAKILNTATLKAGLRKRITPHMLRHSFATHLLEQGVDMRYIQNLLGHESTQTTEIYTHVSKSSLHKIKSPLDRIFEDKTNNNNKLHK; via the coding sequence ATGGATGTATTAAGACAAAATATGCCTGTTGTTTGGAGCGCTACCATGAAGTGCTGGTATTTGCCAAAGCCTGATTTCGATTTGCATTATTTTTTCGAAACCTTAAAAAACCATGCATACATTAACTATGATGCACTGAAAAGGACGAATGGTGAGCCACCGGAGAAAGAATCGGGTACACCTGTAAGCTATCCTTACCGCACAAGTACTAAACTGCCCGAAGGATACCTCGAAAAGCTTGAACAGAAACGCTACAGCGCCAGTACCATAAAAACCTACGTGGCGTACTTTAAAGATTTTATTCATTATTTCGGGGAGAGTGAAATTGATAAGCTTACAAAAAATGAAATTAACGCCTATATTCTTCAACTGATAAAAAAACAAAAGATCTCTCCTTCACAACAAAATCAACGGATTAACGCGATCAAGTTTTACTACGAAAGGGTTCTGGACCTGCCTAAACATTATTATGATATTGAACGCCCCAGAAAAAGTTTTGAATTGCCCAAGGTATTGTCGGAACAGGAAGTATGGCAGCTGCTTAAAGCAAGCACCAACCTGAAACATAAGGCCATACTTGCTACTATTTATTCGGCGGGCTTGCGTCGGAGCGAGATAATAAACCTACGTAAGGAAGACGTAGATTTTAACAAAAGTATTATTTTTATCAGAGGAGCAAAAGGCAAGAAAGACCGGATAACACTGCTCTCTGATGCCAATTCTCATTTACTAAAAGATTACCTGGCTGAATACAAGCCCAAATACTGGATGTTTGAAAGCCCGGAACGAAAAAAATACAGTACTTCGAGCGTAGCAAAGATATTGAACACGGCTACACTAAAAGCCGGACTAAGGAAACGGATTACTCCACATATGTTGCGGCATTCGTTTGCTACTCATTTACTGGAACAAGGAGTTGATATGCGTTATATACAAAATTTATTAGGACATGAATCGACACAAACTACGGAAATTTACACCCACGTAAGCAAAAGTTCTCTGCACAAAATAAAAAGTCCGTTAGACCGGATTTTTGAAGATAAAACAAACAATAACAATAAGTTACACAAGTAG
- a CDS encoding TolC family protein produces the protein MLRLTKFSLVFLLFVAGNVYGQDELLTIQQAVEQAISNNAGLNQMRSRLVQKENEWRTNTGISAPEISYFKEGISDDPTAPFAEKRFAITQEVDFPLTSVYRVKALKQEVEAQQNVIVAKEKEISSQVKSKYIEVVYALYLQRSRENQLNLAQDLYNAVYSKFETGLGNGIDLANAEIQLDEARNDLDQSEWILHQARYGLFNVMGLPIEEQKYSIQFADTLYATDIDISQIQALAVQEEQPAYRASMNRLNASDYFLKEAKSNILPDVRFSLYKQDYGTGYDFNGFEVGLSIPIWYPFDQKGKIQMATARKEELLWSQKEIRLNMKKEIEYAWHNYSVSRSIVNRYHDSMQERSSKLQSMSLRAYQLGEIDLLELLNAQQIYLKSEQRYLTALRDYYMQLAALEQYLNQELIY, from the coding sequence ATGTTAAGACTAACAAAATTCAGTTTGGTTTTCCTGTTATTTGTGGCTGGCAACGTTTACGGACAAGACGAGTTGTTAACCATTCAACAGGCCGTAGAACAAGCTATTTCTAACAACGCCGGGCTCAATCAAATGCGATCACGTTTGGTTCAAAAAGAAAACGAGTGGCGGACCAACACGGGCATTTCGGCTCCCGAAATCAGTTATTTTAAAGAGGGTATCAGCGATGATCCAACGGCACCGTTTGCCGAAAAACGATTTGCTATAACACAGGAAGTGGATTTCCCGTTAACGTCGGTTTATCGGGTAAAAGCCTTAAAACAGGAGGTTGAAGCGCAACAAAATGTTATTGTGGCTAAAGAGAAAGAAATCAGCTCGCAGGTAAAAAGTAAATACATTGAAGTGGTGTATGCCCTTTATCTGCAGCGCTCGCGCGAAAATCAACTAAATCTTGCACAAGACCTGTATAATGCAGTGTACAGCAAGTTTGAAACGGGATTAGGAAACGGCATCGATTTGGCCAATGCTGAAATTCAGTTGGATGAGGCCCGAAATGATCTCGATCAGAGTGAGTGGATTTTACACCAGGCGCGCTACGGACTTTTTAATGTTATGGGCCTGCCCATCGAAGAGCAGAAATATAGTATTCAGTTTGCCGACACCTTGTATGCAACGGATATCGATATTTCGCAAATTCAGGCACTTGCCGTTCAGGAAGAACAGCCCGCTTACCGTGCTTCGATGAACCGATTGAATGCCTCTGATTATTTTTTAAAAGAAGCAAAAAGCAACATATTGCCCGATGTTCGATTTAGTTTATACAAACAGGATTATGGAACCGGCTACGATTTTAACGGTTTCGAAGTGGGGTTGAGCATTCCAATTTGGTATCCGTTCGACCAGAAGGGAAAAATACAAATGGCCACCGCCCGAAAAGAGGAGCTGCTTTGGAGCCAAAAGGAAATTCGCTTGAACATGAAAAAGGAAATTGAATATGCCTGGCACAATTATTCGGTTAGCCGGTCGATCGTAAACCGTTATCATGATTCGATGCAGGAGCGTTCTTCTAAACTGCAGAGCATGTCGTTAAGAGCCTACCAATTGGGTGAAATTGACCTCCTCGAATTGTTGAATGCGCAACAGATATACTTAAAAAGTGAGCAGCGGTATTTAACTGCCCTCCGCGATTATTATATGCAACTGGCTGCCCTGGAGCAGTACCTCAATCAGGAATTAATCTATTAG